A genomic region of Paroedura picta isolate Pp20150507F chromosome 4, Ppicta_v3.0, whole genome shotgun sequence contains the following coding sequences:
- the LOC143836839 gene encoding thymosin beta-4-like: MSDKPDMVEIEKFDKSKLKKTEMQEKNPRPSKETIERKKQAGES, from the coding sequence ATGTCTGACAAACCAGATATGGTTGAAATCGAGAAATTTGATAAGTCTAAGTTGAAGAAGACAGAAATGCAAGAGAAGAACCCACGGCCTTCAAAAGAAACAATTGAACGGAAGAAGCAAGCAGGTGAATCATAA